A window of Elusimicrobiota bacterium genomic DNA:
CTGGTAGGGCATTCCAATTTGGGATGACAATGATTTGAAGTAATCAACAGTATTTTTGTCCAACCTTATGGTAATGGGTTGTTTGAGGTGTTTTATGTAGGGGTTGCGTTTCC
This region includes:
- a CDS encoding BrnA antitoxin family protein, with amino-acid sequence MRDHYDFSKMAGKRNPYIKHLKQPITIRLDKNTVDYFKSLSSQIGMPYQNLINLYLRDCALHHKKLHLNWAA